The segment atgaaattcaaTTTAGAATCAAATAATGACACCAGAAATCCAATGAAATCCTAAAGAGCCCCATCTTGGTAAACAATAAATCCCCCTCAAAGCCCACTGCATCAGTTCATTGTTTTAAAGTAGGTGAAGAGTTGAGCTGTTTTGACAGTTCTTaagttttaaattatgcttGCAATACTAACTGCAGATGACTGTTCCACAAAGTCTATGTAGTGGCTAATTTtccaaaggattttttttatttttatattggaAAGAAAGTGTGAGCTGGAATGGATGTGGTTTGTCAAAGATCAGAAATTCCAATTTTCCCCAATTATTAGAGTCTAATGCGATAATGTGACAGTCCTAAGATCTGTAATTGAGATTGTTAGTGTTTTACATTTCTCCACTTCTCAAACTGTATCCTCTGGCAGGCTATTATGTAAAGACCTCAGTACTGGCACCATGCAGTCCATATCCTGTCCAAAGACCATGTTTGTTCATCTTTTCTAAGGAGAAGCAACTGTTGCACCTCCGTAGGTGTTTTGCCAGCTATGCCAAATCGTATTCAGCTTGCATTGCCAGCTGGTTATTTAACATCCAGTTCAACAGGGCATCCAACTGTTTGGTCAGTGTGCAGCCACACCTCAGCGTGTTGGCATTGATGACTGCTGCACATCTTGTCTCATTAGCAGTCTGTCTTGGTCTCCTCTAACTGCCTACTCTGTTatggtttgtattttttttttaaattaatgtgcACATGTactttgttttgtgctttttttcagcTCCAAGAAAATCAGGATGAGATTGAAAACATGATGAATGCCATATTCAAAGGAGTGTTTGTTCACCGATATCGGTATGATTTTCCATAACAATTCTTTTATGCATTAAGCTCGGTCTTGATCGTTGATGGTGCTGATGGATCTCCCTTTAGTATTTTGCTAAACAAGTAATGACAATGTTTTGACAGAGATTCGATAGCAGAAATCAGGGCAATCTGCATAGAGGAGATTGGAGTGTGGATGAAGCTCTACAGTGATGCCTTCCTCAATGACAGCTATCTGAAATATGTGGGATGGACAATGCATGACAAGGTACAGTATACAAAGATTCTGTAATGCTCTTTTAGTTGTTCGTTAAACCCTTTTTAGGGCTgagatatacttgctgttagtgAGTCATCCGCATACGTGTGATGGCTGCCACACATTCCTAGCGTTCATTAAATGCGTAAGCCGCTCATGTTGGCGTGAGGCAACGTGTCACATGCGCGAGATGCAGTATTGACTTAAACGCCAGGGGCGCTCGTGCAAATATGAGCATGCACACGACACTTCAGAGGTAAACACAGTGGTGAATAGTTTTGAAGACCGTCTCTCGCACCTTGTTCGGCATCTGTAGAATTTTTCCTACCCGTTCCACAGCGATAAACGCTCATACTTCAACAGTTGCCTACAAATTGGAAGCGTTTTGGGGGTTGATGACccagaaatacaatgtgaccggTAGATTGACCTTATCACTGTTTCAAAGTCCCAGTGCTGTGTACGGCTCCttgtggtgacctccagtattaaCGTTTTTGCGGCGCTTCCGTCgtttgcagcaagtatataCACAAAGCTGAACGTTGACGTGTACGCTTGTGTCAAACTAACTCTGACATATCCCTCATTCCTGTTAGCCAGCTTCATTCTCTGTCGGTTCTATTAGTGTGGTGTGGAAAAGAGTTTGCCACCGTAACAGTTTTTGGATGTTGTTGTGGGGTCTTTTGTGACCTTTTGGATAAGTTGTCGCTGCGCTCTTGGGCTAATTTTGGTCAGATGGCCACTCCTAGGAAGGTTCACTGCTGTTCCATGTTTTCACCATTTGTGGGTAATGGCTCCCACTGTGGATCGCTGGAGTCCCAAAGCTTTAGAAATGGCTTTATAACCTTTTTTCAGACTGATAGAGCTCAAttactttctttcttatttgtGCTGGAATTTCTTTGGATCTCGGCATGATGTCTAGCTTTTGAGGATCTTTTGGTCCACTTCCAATTGTCATGAAGGACCTATTTAAGTGATTTCTTGATTGAGAACAGGTGTGGCAGTAATCAGGCCTGGGTGTGGCTAGAGAAATTGAACTCAGGTGTGATAAACCACAGTTATAACAGGGGGCAGGCAATTTCTCATTTAGGTTTGGATCCCCCTCctctaataataaaaactttaatttaaaaactactgTAAACTAAATTTgtttgatctgaaacatttaagcaacataaataaaatcaggaaGGGGGGAAAACACTTTTCCACACCAGTACATGACTCCGTTtaattgtgcagaacttcagtCTGACCAAATGTCTTTTCCAACAAGAGCATCTTTGTGGGTGTGCACGGCTGCGTAATACACCATCAGTGATTTGATTGCAATCACATTGGAGCTACCAGAATTAAGCGCTCAAAGCAGCTCCTATTTAAGTATTGATTAACAGGTTTAATAGGCAAACAAGGCTTAGAAAAAAGCCAATATTTATCTTAAGTTTAAATTTTTCTTATAGATTGCTATGATGAGAAATTATATTAGTCAGATTATTTCTGTAACTTGCATAGATTAACCGGTACTGGACAAAAAACCAGTAATGGACAAACTGCTTTTGTGTAACTTCATTCCAGCAAGGCGAGGTACGTCTGAAGTGTCTGACAGCTCTGCAGGGCCTGTACTACAACAGAGAGCTCAATGCAAGACTGGAACTCTTCACCAGCCGCTTTAAGGTCAGCACCACCTGCTGGAGAACGCAAACACAGCAGTCAcaatctttctttctcttcagaCTTGATTACTGCAAAATGGGAGCTATTTTTGTTTCAATTACAACTCCTTTAATAATTAAGCAGATGATTTGCTAAGCTtgccatttctttcttttctcaggaCCGTATTGTTTCCATGACTCTTGACAAAGAGTATGATGTTGCAGTACAAGCTATCAAACTGCTCACTTTAGTCTTGAAGTAAGTGGGTGCTCTCATTTTTTACATCTGGTGCTAACCCTTTTACAGTTTTATGAATTCAATAAAATGCATTCCTGGCACATCTTTAGCAATTGTGTTTGTCTCTGCAGTAGCACGGATGAAGTTTTAACCCCCGAGGACTGCGAGAGTGTCTATCACCTGGTCTACTCGGCGCACAGACCGGTCGCAGTTGCAGCTGGCGAGTTTCTCTATAAAAAGTATGTCAGACattaaacttttctttgaaaCGTTTTGTTGGTACAGTTTAGTGTAGTTGTAGGTCTTTTTTTTGGAGGCCActtgctgatttaaaaaaatgctgttaatgTTGGGTAGCTAAGTTTGTGCGTTTTACGTGATATACAGTTAACAATAAATCTTCTCAAAGATTATTTAGCCAACGAGAACCAGAGGAGGAAGGTGCCCCAAAAAGAAGAGGCAGACAAAGCCCCAATGCCAACCTTATTAAGACCACTGTCTTTTTCTTCCTTGAGAGCGAGGTACTTTCTCATAttctactttttattctttattcggTGTGTCTTTCTTTATCCTGACCACTTTATAGGAGTGAAGTCATTGATTTGTATTTCCTTTATCTGAACTTCTTTCTTGTCAGCTCCATGAGCATGCAGCTTACCTTGTGGACTCCCTCTGGGAATGTGGAGCAGAGCTACTAAAAGACTGGGAGTGTATGATCAGCTTACTGCTAGATGACCCGTTGCCAGGAGAAGAACGTATGGCActgcttttgtatttttatcaaAGGCCGACTCACTTGAACGTAGTTCTCTGACTAAATACAAATTATGCTGATCAttcctgtgtttctgtttgtgtttttagctCTTACAGACAGGCAAGAGACGGCTTTGATTGAAATCATGCTGTGCACTGTACGCCAGGCGGCTGAATGCCACCCACCTGTTGGAAGAGGAACAGGAAAGAGGGTAAGGGAGAAAGTCAGATTAGTTAAAAAATTGATCCACTTGTTTTCTCCTACAACGACCTGACGTTTTGTGGGTTACTGTTGTTCTTTGAGTGAACTTTGATCAGTATAAGTTGAACTCTTACCACATTTGCACCGTAGATAATGCCTTGAAATGACTACTTCGGCAATTATAAAGGTTTCAaatttgattgtatttttttaatctttgtttatttttttttctgatagcTTTGGTTTGCAATGTGTAAGacaatggaaaataaatggTTGTTTATCGTGCACAGTTAATTGTATTTAAGAGACATTTATAGTCCTTAATATATCATAATACTGGCTTCAGTGCTACAATACTTTGCACTTAAAAATCAGTATTGGGACAACCAGAGGAAGAATTTTCAATTTctcattttttgcattttatcagTAGACGTTGAAGCTTAGCTGCCATTAGTTGTTTCCCAAATATGCCTGATTTTTCTTGGATTAGTGCAAACTTCTTTTCTTACTGGGTGTAACCAAAGCCTATCATTCAGAATACCTCTGGGTTTTACTGAACTGTAAAAGATATTTAAGAAAATCGAGTGGAGAAAATGCCCTTTTTAAACTTGACAAGCTACAAATTTCCCCTACAATTGAGTTTGAATTGAGTGTAAAATGTGtactaaaatgttaaatgtgtaAATTGAAAGAGCAGCCACAGTGCATTAAAACATGCAGGCTAGTTGGGACACGCATCTTACTCGTATCTCTTCATCAGGTCATGACGGCAAAGGAGAAGAAAACTCAGCTAGATGACAGAACTAGAATGACAGAGCTGTTTGCTGTGGCTCTGCCCCCTCTGCTGGCCAAGGTTTGCTGCACCCACACATTAGTTTTGTCAAGTATGTTTCTCAGAAGCTTTTAGCATCATGAAATATCATcctattaattatttttacagtatGCTGTTGATGCAGAGAAAGTGACCAACTTGTTACAGCTGCCTCAGTTCTTTGACTTGGAAATTTATACCACAGGACGTCTGGAGAAGGTGAGGAAAAACTTGCTTGCCATACAACGGCAGTCATGTCAGGGCAAACTGAGCGGTTGTCTGCTCGTGATTGATAATGATATCAGCTTGTTTTCACCGATTATTAATACAtgattttcatttgtttctctCTATACTCCAGCACCTGGATGCCCTGCTGCGTCAGATCAGAGAAATTGTGGAAAAGCACACAGACACTGAAGTTTTAGAGTCCTGTTCTAAGACTTACCATGCCCTCTGCAATGAGGAGTTCACAATCTTTAACAGGGTAGATATAGCCCGCTCTCAGCTCCTAGATGAGCTTGTGGACAAATTCACAAGGTTACTGGAGGATTTTCTACAAGAGGTAAGAGACAGCATACATGTCACTAGGTATATTCATGCTTATATTTCTTGCACCATTTTTGTCTTAAGTGTGCCTAAAACATAGCGTCAGTAGAGCTCATCAATACTCGGATCTTTAAATGACACAAGTGCCTATTTTAAGTTTGTATTTGTCTTTCAATTATAACGCATTTCCCTTTATCTTCATTGTAGTTATTACAAAACTGATGGTATTCAGAggcttttgttagttttttttcaccATATTCTACAAAAGTGAACAAGGCAACTCTCATTCTGTTTAGTTTATCCTTATCAGGCTATGAAATGCAATGTAGCTTTAGAACATGTCGTCATGCAGGGTGATCACGAGGTGACAGAACCTTAGGACAAGTTTCTTATTAAACTATATAATATCTTGATAGAAAATCGCAGCATTTAGATCTGTAAAACATCTTGGATGATTCAGTATTTTGAAATGAGACAAGATTCTGATTGATAAAATTGCTGTTGCACCATTTCTCTTCAGGGTGAAGATGCTGATGAGGATGATGCTTATCAGGTTTTGTCGACTTTAAAGAGGATCACAGCATTTCATAAGTATGAGCTGATTCTTTCATAAGTTCATGTCGACTTTTAGAGAAATTATCAAGAATATCGGTGTTTGTATGTCTGAAGCTGACCGTTTTATCAACACTGTGTTGTAGTGCACATGATCTGTCAGGATGGGACCTCTTTACCAGCAACTTTAAGCTGCTCAACACGGGCATTGAGAACGGAGATATGCCGGAGCAGGTGATTAATTGTGCTTGTGCATTTAAATCTAGTAATATTTTGTAAATAGAAATACATTTGaagctgttttttctgtccttcCTGTCCACTTCTTCTGAGCAGATAGTCATCCATTCACTGCAGTGCACTCACTATGTGATCCTGTGGCAGCTGGCCAAGTTATCTGAGGGCAGTTCCAGAAAGGTAACGTCTTATTATCAGCTGTTGTAACTGAATTGGACAAATGAgcgaaatatttgttttaaaaatcgtgactgttctttttttttttttttttttttttttcgtctttGCATCAGGATGATCTGGTGACCCTGAGGAAGCAGATGAGGGCATTCTGTATGATGTGTCAGCGCTACCTCACCAATGTCAACACAGCCGTCAAAGAGCAGGTGACAAATAACACGTTTCCATGAGTAGCAGCAGTAATTAAAACGGCTTCAAAGTAGGAGAACTGCGTAATGTTAAAAATGGTGAATATTAATAGGTAGGTAGTGTTATTAATAAACTGGCTTGGCTGCCATTCATTGCAACTTctgtgaatatttttggaagcaCAAGTTGGTAGAAAAAGTGTTTTTGCTTGTACATGTGATTAGATAGTGAACCCTCAATGCTTCTTACAATAATGGTGCGTTCAAGTTTTCTCATAATTCTGCCCAAGAGTAGGTGACGTCATTACCAGGCAGTTGACGTTCCTGTTGCATCAACTCGGAATAAATAGACTCCCCCAAAATGGCCAATTTATGTACTGTTTACACTAGAAATGTAGTGGGTATCAAACATAttagaaagaaatttaataaagacaacaatgaaCTACAGGTGGTACTGGgcacagccatctttaaatctggaatctcGGGGTGCTTTGCAACTTACAAGTTCTCTGCTTAAAAAAACAAGGTTGATTCATCATTTCCGGCGAAAATTCCTTTAGAAAACGACCCGTTGAACACAACTTTAATGCACTATAAGTTAGGGATATTCAGCCTTTATGTCAGAATACACCTAAAATGCACAATAACCTTTACAGGTGAAATTAATTTCACTTCATCTAAACATTCGAATGTGCACGCACAACTTTTCATTGTTTAAGCACTTATTACACAACATActgttctctaacaagatgattaactgcaaaacaacagaacaaacgAAGTGTCCTAACCATGAATCAACCACTAAAAGTTCTGGTTCAGTTTAAGTAACAGTCATCTTCATCATACTTTTCACGTTTTGACACCATCGGGTGATCATGACATTAACAGTTTATGTTGGAAACCCACTGTTGTTAGCGTTTGTTTGAATAAATTGTTTGAGTTGAAGGGATTACCATTGAGTGATTCTAATTAAATGTCCTACATTCATGTTATAGTGTAGCAGGAACGTTTGACATTCTCTGTAAATTCCACCTGAAAGTGGAACATCCCTAACGTTTTTTAACCATCTACATGCTTCACAAAAATCTATAAGGCATTCTATGAAATATTTTGCAGAAAAGGTCTCATCTTTGAAGAGTCATTTATATAATGTTCAGGTACACTGtaataactttttcttttcccccttttcctTCCACAGGCATTCACCATCCTGTGTGATCTACTGCTCATATTCAGCCACCAGATGGTGTCCGGAGGCAGGGAACACCTGGAGCCTTTGGTTTACTCCCCAGAGGACTCTTTACAGTCAGAACTGCTCTCATTCATCCTAAACCATGTCTTCATAGACCAGGATGATGAAACAAATAGCACAGGTACAAATCCCAGCATGCATGTGTTGTGCATCTCCATCAATTAAGGTGAGCAagtactttggttgtttttgaaatgaaattttttgtttgcttttatgctCAGATGGTCAACAGGATGATGAGGCAGTAAAGATTGAAGCTCTGCACAAGAGGAGAAACCTCCTTGCTGCGTACTGCAAACTCATCATCTACTGTGTGGTAGAAATGAGAACTGGAGCTGACATCTTCAAACAGTACATGAGGGTAAGTGTCTAATACAACAATAAACAAGCTTAAAAAATACAACTTAAAATGCATTTCAAAATAGTTTTGCAGGAGAAATACATAGATTTTGCCAAAAGatgctcagtttttttttgtccagctTTCTGACATGTATATCTACATACATATTATCaatataacaaaattaaattccTCTAAACATgggaatatttttttcctctacagTATTACAATGATTACGGTGACATCATCAAGGAGACCATGAGCAAGACTCGGCAAATTGACAAAATTCAATGTGCCAAGACACTCATTCTCAGCCTGCAGCAGGTCAGTGGACACACTCGTGCCCTCCCATTAATTTGTGCAGTGATTCTGAGAATCTGTTTATTTGTGCTATCATTAAGATATTATCTCATTTTAATGTCTCTCTTTTTTGCTAGCTGTTTAATGAAATGCTGTCTGAACTGGGTCACGGGTTTGATCgctcctcgtcttcattctgtGGAATCAAAGAGTTGGCCCGTCGTTTTTCCCTAACCTTCGGTCTCGACCAAGTAAAAACCAGAGATGCGATTGCCATGCTGCACAAGTAAGGTTTCACGCTGTCCTTGATGGATTGCattagtttttacatttttttggcaGTTTATCTGGGAACTGTCATGTTAGACAAATTACCCTTCAGCGTTGAATATCCTTTTGCcatgttattttttcctctgaTTTTTTCAGAGGCTTAAGTGACGAAATGCTGCAGTTTAGCTGATTCCCATCTACTGACAGTTTAGTagaaagcttttaaaaacaacacagagctTGTCAGACATGGTAAAGCAGTAGTGCTGTTAAACAAACTTTTCTGATTGTGTGCTTAAGTTTTGCAGTAGAACTGCACAGGGGTGTTTTTTGCTGCACCACACAATGTAAATTTTGAGATTGTCATGCAACAACCATTTCTGCCTGGCATTAACTTGTCCAGATATTAACTGATGCAGcaattaaatcaatttaaaacaaattctgttattttaaaactgatatACATTGCCTCATTTTGGCAGCGATGAAAAGAACATTTGAAAgcacacatttaaatgaatcaGAACTGTGTATTATGGGTTGTTTGATTATAGTCTTGCACAAGCGTCATGCCCACGAGGGAATGCCTATTTGTCATGTTGAATATTATCTATACATGTCATGTGATTCTATTAAGTTATCTCAgagctactcaatttggtcccaTGAGGGccccagtcctgcaggttttcaatgttttcctgctccaacacacctgactcaaatacaATGACTCCAACAACCTATGAAGTTCTTCACAATGATTAATTTAGTCAGGGgtattgcagcagggaaacttctaaaacctgtcGAACACCGGCCCTTGAAGACCAGGTTTGAGAATCCCTGATTTTGATGctcaaatttttaaatgaacagatTGTGCACATGTGTTTGTGACAACTGGATGTAAGTGGATTAAATCTATGACTACAGTGACAAGTGTTTTCCCTTTATGCTCTAAATCTGTGCATGGATTTTGAGATTAGGCATTTTAAGAATCAGATATCCTACATTGCTTGTTCATTGTTAAACAGCAATCATTTGTGACAGTTTGATTAACACAGCTACATAAAATGGAAGCTCACTTAAAATGTTAAAGCAAACAGGTCTAATGGGTGGTTTGAAATGAATGTTACGGAAACTTGAAGCCAGCATTGCACATAAACTAAGACCTCTGTTTAAGGTATCGGGTATCTATTTACGAGAGAATTATTCCTATTGTAAAACTCTAAATGGGTGACCCTTCGTGATTATGTTTGACATTTTAACTGCACAGTTCAGATCAGTTCTTTTTGTGTAATGTCTTGAAACTGTTGTTAATATTTGCTTACAGTGTCATTCTCTTCTCTGTTATTCCTCAGGGATGGTATCGAATTTGCATTTAAGGATCCTAGTCCTCAAGGAGAAGGAGGCCCTCCCCTCAACCTTGCTTTCTTGGACATTCTCAGCGAGTTCTCCTCTAAACTTATGAGACAAGACAAGAGGactgtgtatgtgtatttttttctgcttagcTTTTGAGTAGCAGGCTCCGGTGGCTCAATGCAACAGGTGTTTGTGACAAATGGTGCAACTGGTGTTTCTGATGCATGAGGGTTTTAAAATTCCCCAGATGGAATTTGCACCTGGTTtaatgtgtaatttttttttttcctgtacttaaatgtattcattttgtttttgtgctttctCTCTTGTGATCAGCCACATGTACCTGGAGCGTTTCATGACATTCCAGATGGCACTGCAGCGAGAGGACTGCTGGCTTCCACTGATCTCCTACAGGAATTCCCTGCAGGCTGGTGGTGACGATGACACTATGTCTGTGATGAGTGGCTTCTCCAGCAGGGGTTCTTCCATTCGCTCCAAGAAGACAAAGCCTCCTGCAGCTACAGCTGGAACTTCAGCAGCAAAGAGGAAACTGCCAGAAGGTATTTAAATTGTGGTTCAATAAATTTAttgataacatttaaaaatattgctaGTTCATTTTGTGCCAATTCACaacgtcatctcagggcactttacaacCAATtaaattcaagccaattcattatGATCCAATCAATATTGatacaagccaattcataaaaataatagcCTAGCTAAAGAAACCAACAGATCGCCTTGAATCTTGACTTGTACAGCATTTTGGCcaactgcagttttaaaatgtgctttataaattaatttgaacAAACATATATGTAGGTTTGTGGAGATTCTATCAGTTAAAAAAACTCATTCTGTGAGCTCTTCAGGAAGTAGTTGAGAGGGCCACTTGCACCTCTAAAACCAGCCACTATGGACAGAGATGTAAAGGTGGGAACAGATGACAGTGCAGAGGTTCTTTCTCTCTAGGATGGAGGATTGTTGAGACttgtttttaattcactttttcCCCTCACCTTTTTAGAGGAGAGCAGCAGCGGTGAGGTGTGGCAGCAAAGCATGCAGACCCCAGTCATGTTGCCTTCCCCCCATCTCACTTCCACTGCCATGCGAGACCCTAAAAGGACTCGCGATGACAGCTACATGGGGGTCTACCCCCTCGCTcatgagcagcagcagcccCACCAACACCCACAGCACCATCAACAGACGCCTCAGCATCACCAGACACCCATGGATTACAAGTATGTTCAACTCACTCACACATTTCTTAACCACTGCAATCAGTTATGCCCAGTATTACTTGTTACAGGGGTTCTCTTATTACAGTACATGCAAGTTTAGGTTTAAAAAATTAGAACAGCTTTATTCTTGGGAGATAATTTATTCCTCCTTGGGCTTAAAAACCTCCGTTTCCAAGTATTAGGCTTGATTATGAGACCTATGACAGATCTGTGTTAATTTATGTCCATAatgctgtgttgtgctgcagATTTACAGCATGCAAACTAATGCTCCCAAATGTGGAAAAAGGAATGTGGGTATTTaacagggctgtcaaaattgattccatttcatttaaatgctAGTTCAAGAGTTTGTGCCTTTTAACATGAATGAACGTATAATAATGTTTCTGATTCACTTGATACAAGCTAGGCACCAAACTAAAACCAATGTTGTTAGTTCTGTAGACTCCATTTAGCGCTGCTCcgtgggaaaaaataaaactcattacTCATTACTGGCAAGTACTGTAATCTTTCCATGTCTATGGCTACTAACCATGAAAAACGGTGTCGTCACGCTAGCCCAGCTGACAACTTTATTCTACTGTCTGAGGTGACAATGGAGACTGAAAGATGAGGTTGTAATTTTGCATCAGTTAGGTCTTTATTGTCACTTTTGAGACACTGAAGAGGGTGAACATTATGTAGATAAATTATCCTGGAGCCCGGGCCTATCGAGACTCCTAACTGCTGATAGTGAGTAGTTTAATGACTTCTGTCAGCCGGCAATTCTCAGCTGCAGACAGGTTCTGCTTTACTGCCTCCCACAACATCCACATCACACCCAGGTTGCCCACAAGGCTTCATTCTCAAAGGAAAGCCTCAGTGATGGTTAGAATTTTCAAATGTGGCTGCAATGGAAAACTGACAGAGGATCTAGCAGAACTTCAGTTTTATGCATCATCTCTGTTTTTATACTACAGTATGCTCGGGCCCACACTCATGATGCTCAATAATGACAGTACTGCCATTTTTTCCTCCCATAGAGGTCCGTCTGATTCAAGAaaagagataggattagaaaactggttttcaatTCCCATCCCAGTACTGGAATCGTGCGCCACTCGGCTAATGAACGCTCTCTATTGGTGCGGACATTGCTGGCCTGCTTACTGACTACAAACAATGTCAGACATGCTGTTTGTTGCTGGAAAGACGATCCAGAGTGAGGCTACATTTGATTGACAAACATGACAATGGAAAAAGTTCTAATGTCTGCATTGGTAAGACCAGTAATAGTAACAGATCATAGGACAGACCTAAATCCTTGTGTGGAGGAGTATGCCGCCTAATGACCACTCTGCTTTGTTAAGGGGGTGGAGGAAAGAACTCTCTGCCTGATGTGcagcttcttttcattttaatccagttgTCAAATTAATGGAATAACCTGCTTTCGTTGGATGCTGGAGAGTTCACCACTGACCGACTGAGTTTTCCTCCTTCTGGTGAAAATACTTCTGCTGTGTCTGTCTAgagcaggggtctccaactccggtcctcgtgagctactgtcctgcaggttttagatgtctcctactacaacacacctgcacaagcctgttaatgacccagttaTTTGAGTCAGgggtgttgcatcagggtagaatccaaaacctgcagcatagtagctcacaaggaccggagttggagatccctggtcTAGAGGCTGTTAGCAGTATGTCAAAATTAGCAGCTCACCTGTAGCCACAGGCGTGTATGTGCTTAATGGAGACTTTAGTAGGCTGTAGTCGGGCACATTAATAAAATCCATTCTGAGAGTGAAGTGTTAAAACAGTTGTGATGGGCGTCTGTTGCGGCAGGCTTTCAGTGTTCACATCGGGCCATGTGCAAGCAGAGAGCCGAGGAGAAATGATGTGCAGTCATGTAAATCAGACAGTTAACACTGTTTAGTTGTTTAATAAAAGGATAAAGTATAAATGTGCTAAAGGAAAGGTCTGAAGGCAGGCGGGGCGCTGCCCTGATATAATTCTAGAGAAACGGTGTTATGGGAAACATTTAGGAGCCAGATGCTGGAATTATGCTACAACTCACTTGCACATTTAGTCACCAGGTGAATCTGTTTCTGGTTGAAGTGGCAGTATTGCATTAAAAAGGGACACAAAAcgatcagtgtttgttttacagCATTCTTGGTTGACTTCATGTAAACATCTACAGACTCTGTTTAGAcattaaatagatttttctttttacacgtGAATTTGTGTTGTAGatacttgtttctttttagaaaattgGGTCAG is part of the Melanotaenia boesemani isolate fMelBoe1 chromosome 7, fMelBoe1.pri, whole genome shotgun sequence genome and harbors:
- the stag2b gene encoding cohesin subunit SA-2 isoform X1, with amino-acid sequence MIAAPEIPSEFSYPQDTDTRFSSDTDFSEDPDGRSANSAKGKGGKKGKKAAGEKGKGGKGAGRINGHHQENGMENMMLFEVVKLGRSAMQSVVDDWIESYKHDRDAALLDLINFFIQCSGCKGVVSGEMFRNMQNSEIIRRMTEEFDEDSGDYPLTIAGPQWKKFKSSFCEFISVLVRQCQYSIIYDEYMMDTVISLLTGLSDSQVRAFRHTSTLAAMKLMTALVNVALNLSINMDNTQRQYEAERNKMVAKRANDRLELLLQKRKELQENQDEIENMMNAIFKGVFVHRYRDSIAEIRAICIEEIGVWMKLYSDAFLNDSYLKYVGWTMHDKQGEVRLKCLTALQGLYYNRELNARLELFTSRFKDRIVSMTLDKEYDVAVQAIKLLTLVLNSTDEVLTPEDCESVYHLVYSAHRPVAVAAGEFLYKKLFSQREPEEEGAPKRRGRQSPNANLIKTTVFFFLESELHEHAAYLVDSLWECGAELLKDWECMISLLLDDPLPGEEPLTDRQETALIEIMLCTVRQAAECHPPVGRGTGKRVMTAKEKKTQLDDRTRMTELFAVALPPLLAKYAVDAEKVTNLLQLPQFFDLEIYTTGRLEKHLDALLRQIREIVEKHTDTEVLESCSKTYHALCNEEFTIFNRVDIARSQLLDELVDKFTRLLEDFLQEGEDADEDDAYQVLSTLKRITAFHNAHDLSGWDLFTSNFKLLNTGIENGDMPEQIVIHSLQCTHYVILWQLAKLSEGSSRKDDLVTLRKQMRAFCMMCQRYLTNVNTAVKEQAFTILCDLLLIFSHQMVSGGREHLEPLVYSPEDSLQSELLSFILNHVFIDQDDETNSTDGQQDDEAVKIEALHKRRNLLAAYCKLIIYCVVEMRTGADIFKQYMRYYNDYGDIIKETMSKTRQIDKIQCAKTLILSLQQLFNEMLSELGHGFDRSSSSFCGIKELARRFSLTFGLDQVKTRDAIAMLHKDGIEFAFKDPSPQGEGGPPLNLAFLDILSEFSSKLMRQDKRTVHMYLERFMTFQMALQREDCWLPLISYRNSLQAGGDDDTMSVMSGFSSRGSSIRSKKTKPPAATAGTSAAKRKLPEEESSSGEVWQQSMQTPVMLPSPHLTSTAMRDPKRTRDDSYMGVYPLAHEQQQPHQHPQHHQQTPQHHQTPMDYNSQVTWMLAQRQQEEVRQQQERAMNYAKLRTNLQHAISRRGTGLMEDDEEPIVEDVMMSSEGRMDDLNEGMDFDTMDIDLPPSKNRRERSELKPDYFDPASIMDESVLGVSMF